From the genome of Thermococcus celericrescens:
GTCTTATTGGATCGTAAGTTATTTCTAATCGCCCTTGCTTGCCCTTTAAGTGTATTCTCCCCTTGAATTGAATTTCGAGGCGTTTGAACTTTTCGAGGCCTTTGAGGATTAGTTTGTTTCCTTCAATTTTGTATTGGTCGTTTCTGAGGACTATTAAGCCTTCTCCCTTGATGTAGTTTGGTGGTTTGGGTTTGAGCCAGTTGGGGGGTTCTCCGTTCCGCGTGTTCCTTAAGAGTGAGAAGAAGCTTCTCCAGCTTTCGGCGTTCTTCCTGCAGATTTGTTGAACTGTTGCCGAGCCTATTTCGGATTTGAATGTTCCTCTTGGGTTTTTGAGGGTTGTAGTTTTACCGTTATTGACCGCTTCATTCTAAAGTATGGTAATGTTTTTTAGGCTTTAAAATAGTTTTGCTTTCCTGTTTAAAGGCTGTTGGGCGGTTTACTGTATCCCCACCCTAAAGGACGAGGCCTTCAGAAGAAAAAAGTAAACTTTTGATAGGTCGCTACTCACGAGTTCTCTGGGAAAAGAACAATAATAAGCTCCACCACACCCATTACGACGATGTAAAACCATTAATGCCCAGGGAGGAACTCTCATGAAAATCCAAAAGTTGCACATCACGTGAGAAAAAGAGGATAGCCAAAGGAAAATACCTCCAGAAAGAGCCTTAGAATAAAGAGAGACGTGAGAGATTCCTGCATACCTCACCATGGAGATAATAGTGCACCTTGATATGTCACCCAAGCAAAGCAAGCCACAAATCCCCTTTTTCGACATTCATGAAGATAAAGGTTAATGTATCCCCGTTTGGGAGATTTATGGACTTGGAACTAACCACGACACAGAACGAATCCAGCTGGAATGGGATATACCAGTAGATGAAAGAACTTACCATTGCACTCCCTTTGTAAATTTTGAAGTCAATCTCCTGTCCTCCGGTTGTTGTAATGTTCTTTAGTTGCTCCCAGATAATTTTATACTCCCCAATGTTCGCCTCTCCGGAAAAACTAACGTTCCAGATGCCCAGAACAGTGTACATGTATATCTTGTCGCCCAGCTTGATGGTTGTTCCATTTAAGGGGGTCATGTTCAAATACTCTGGCTCGCTCCAAGGAGCTAGAGGCTTCTTTAAAGTTGTGTTGCATTCTTTAATGTTTTTCTTAGCCTCAGTGAGAAACGCTGTGACTTCTCGAGCCGGTTCAGGATGGGAGGAATGATAAGAATGATCTGTTGAGGCTCGGTTTATGCATAGAGACGAAAAAACCACCAGAGAAATTAAAAAAATTGAGAGAATTTGCCTCATTTTATCACCACAACCGATAATCGCTTGGGTAGTGCTCTCCACCAACTCCGTATCCAATATATAGGTTCCCCGGACTCAGCAACCTAATCTGGATATCCTCAGGCGTGGTTTCATATCCATTACCTTTAGCCTCGTATACATAACCATGAGGCCACCGAGTAGATGTCCACGGTTCTATTAGCCAATTTGTGTTCACTATCCTGAATGCATTACTTCCTCCCAACTTGCTGAGCTCAGAAGGATCTACTGTATACGCTTCTAAGATTCCTCCAATTGGAGTTGACACATTGCCAAAATCATCCAACACGTATATATCATATAACATGTTTGTGCTGAGGTCAACGAAATAAAGGTGAACTTTGTTATTTGAACCGTCAGGTGTAAGTCTAATACCAAGCTCATAAACAGTATTTGGCTTTGGTCTAAAAATCTTCCCATTTAATTTAAAGGGTGGACAAGCCAGATCGCATTCAAGCTGAGGGTTTGTAGAGCCTGCTGAAATATGCCAACCCCAATCAGGATGAAAGCCCAGAGAAGTTTGATAGAAGTGTCCGTTGCTTGTTGATAAAGAAGCCCATATCACTATCAGACACTTCAAATCTTCTGGCAGTATTGGTGGGGTTTTCACTTGTATGAATCCTCCGCAAATATTGTCCGATGGATTTGGACTCCTTATCCCATATTGCCAAGGGCGGCTAGTACAGGGCATGGGTATCACCATTGGCAGATGATGCTACTTATTATAAAAATTTTTCTATCACTATAGGTTAGTTTGAAGTGTTCAATAAATTAAACCAACTAAATAATCAAAAATCTCATTATCTACCCTCTCCTTGTTCAAGCGTACTGTTCTTACCATAGTAACTCCGATATGCGACCCAAGCGACTTCTGAGACCTTAAACCGCCAAAGCCTTCAACACCCTCTCGTAATCCCTCTCGGAATATAAGACGAGGTAAACCTTCTCAACGCTTTTCGCTTCCTTCCCAAACTCCTTAACGACCTCCTTGAAGGTCTTCACGACCTCCTCAAGCGGACAGCCGTAGATGCCAGCGCTTACCGCCGGGAAGGCTATCGTTTTGACTCCAAGCTCCTCCGCCTTCCTCAGCGCCCCGAGGATGGCCTTCCTCAGCTTCTCCTTCTTGTCCTCGTCCCAGATTCCACCGCAGTAGGGTCCGACCGTGTGGATGACATGCTTTATACCGGGCTTTTCGAGCCTTAGTGCAGGAGTTACGACGACCTCCCCGTGCTCGATGAAGTCCTTTCCAATCTGCTCCATGAGTGCTTTCTTGCTTATCCGAATGTACTCAACCGGATCGCCTGCAGCGGCCTTTGCTATGGCATAGGCAACTCCTCCACCGTGCTCAAGGTACTTGTTGGCGGCGTTGACTATGACTTCAGCTGGAAAACGGGTTATATCTCCACGGACAATCTCAAAGGAGACCATCGGGCCCACCGTTTCATCTAATCCCCTTCGGGACTTAAGAGCTTTGCCGGGCTGGCTAATCGAAGAGCTTGCGGAGTATCTTCCTCTCCCGCTCATCCAGAAAGGAATCGTCCCCCACTATAACGATGGTTGCATTGTGGAGCAGAGCGTAGTCTCTCATCGTTGCCAGGAATTTGATAACCGCGGAGAATCCATTCTCAAGGATTAGATACTCAAGGCCGTCGATAACGATGACCGGGCGCTTTCCGTGCTCGTTGGCCCTTTTCATGAATTTAACAGCGATGTCGAGTATCTTGGGAAGGTTGGTGGGCGAAATCCCCCCATCAGAAACCTTGGTTATCCAGAACCAGTTAGGGAACTCCCTCCTCTGCCTTGAAAATACCAGAGCACCCTCAAAGATATCCTCTGAAACGGACCCGAGCATGACCACCCCGGGCTTCAGCTCGGTCTTTACATCCATCACCTCAAACTCGCCGATGAATGAACTATCGAGGAAGGTCTTTATTGAAACGTAGGAGAGGACAAAGGCCAAGAGCGCCTCAACCAGGCCAACGTAGGAATTGGAAAAGTAGTAACCTCTGAGGAATGAAGTGGCGGCAAAGAGAATTTCAAGGAGTCCCATTAGCCTCAAATCGCCATTCCCAGTGAGGATTAAGTAAATCCCCGAGAACATTACACTCGCCGAGAGAACGGCGAAGGAAGCTATAGAATGTTCAGGAAACAGGAAGATCAACCCCGCTATAGGGATAACGGAGAAGTACCTAAGCTCCCGAGAATATCTAAGAGGGCATAGGAGCTCATCCGAGGCCCTTATGTTCCCAAGCCAGATAAGGAATGCGAAGAAGGCGAGGCCAACCGCGTATACTGATTCCCCGGGGACGAAGAAATGTATCGAAAGACTGAACCACGCCAGTGCGTAGTAAACGAGCGCCTTCCGTCCCGTAAGGTGATAGTTATAGAATAGTAAAACGTACGATACAAGGAACGCCGCGCCAAAAATCAGCTCGATCATCCAGCTCACCGGTTATAGTTTCTATTCACATGCCTTTAGCTCGAAGTCAGTATTTTTCCTCAAGCATTAAAATCTTTCCGTTGTGACTCTTACCATTCAGCAACCCTCCGAAGGGGACATACTCTGATCCCTAGCCACCTTTGGAGCGGAAACAACACGTCAGCAATTACTTTACAAAAATGTTAGTTTCTGACCTCCATCCCATCCCGAAGGGCAAGTTTTCAAGGAAAAAGATAACACGCACAAACTCGAACGCGGTTTTTGAAAGGACACAGGACAACATCATCCCCTCAAAGGCGAAAGAACACATGATACCTCTCCAAGTGGAACTATTTTTCAATCATCTTTTCAAGGCAGTATTAATCAGAAAGATATTTAAGGGTTTCGACTTTAAGGGGTCATTGGGAAGTTTGCCGCATCCTCCAGAAGGATGAGAATTTCAAAAGGGAAGATGTAAGTGATGCCCCATGAAAGCGTTTGAAGCACTGGCGGAAGCCATTACATCCATTTCCAAGGACAAAAAGCTATGGAGGTACCCCGTTGCGGCGTCGGGGATAGCCGGTGCGCTCATGGCTATCTCAGGACTCGATTCAAATGTGGAGCTGGTAGCATACAGTCCCGATTTCAGCATTGGCATCGCGGTTCTGCTCGTCCTTATAGCCCTGTTCATCAAACTCACAGTCCTCTACTACCCCACCAGGGCATTCTACCATCACAAAAGGGGCATACCCTTCGAGGAGCCGGCCCTCATAAGGGAGTCCGTGACAGGGGGGATAATGGTCCTCCTGGTGGGCATCGTTTACGGAATCGTAATCCTCATAGCCGGCGGCCTCATGCTCTTCCCCGCGATACTGGCGTACTACGCCCTCTCCGGAACAACGAAGTACGTGATAGCGGGACTGCTTGGACTGCCCCCCGCAATCTTCCTGATGGGGATAATCACCATGATGATTCCAGCGTACATATGGACCAAGGATTTCGGGGAAGGGCTGAGAATAATCGGAACCGCCCTGGACAATGCGAGAGAGGTTTTCGTCTTCGGGGCCCTGATGGGGGCCGTTATCGTTGGCATCAGGGCCGCGGCCGGGGGACTCGTTTTCATGACCTCCCTCGTTGCCAGAGGCTTCACTGGGGCCCTGCTGGCGGGCCTGATTGACGGTCTCACAACTGGCCTCGCGAGCGTTCTCTCAGCCATCGCTGGGGCGGCTATGTACAGGGCGCTCAGGGCATGGGGAGAAAAGAGGGTAAACCTCGACCCGGACTGGCTGGCCAGCCTCTGAGCTAGGCCAGCTTTCCTATCGTTTTTTCGGCCTCGTCGAGGATTCTCTCCTCGTCGAGCGTGAGGACCTCGCGGTCGAGCATGAGGATTTTTCCGTCCGCTATCGTCGTCTCCACGTCGTTTCCATTGGCGGAGTAAACGAGGTGGCTTATCACATCGTTGATGGGCCTGAGGTGAGGCCTGTTGAAGTTTATGATCGCGATGTCAGCAAGGTAGCCCTCCTTTATGACGCCCGCCTTGAGGCTCAAAGCTTTGGCACCGTTGAGCGTGGCCATCCTGAAAACTGTCCTAGCATCGGCCACGGTCGGGTCGAGGTTGTGAACCTTGTGGAGAAGCGCTGCCAGCTTCATCTCATCGAGCATATCCAGGTTGTTGTTGCTTGCGCTTCCATCCGTGCCGAGACCGATGTTTACTCCGGCATTCAGGAGCTTTTCGAGGGGCATAACGCCGCTCGCGAGCTTCATGTTGCTTCCTGGATTGTGGGCGACTGTAACTCCGTGTCTAGCTAGAATCTGGATGTCCCTACTGTCCAGCCAGACGCCGTGTGCTATTATGACGTCGTTTCCAAGGAAGCCAATGTCATCGAGGAGAACAACCGGGCTCTTCCCGTAGCGCTCGGTTATCTGCCCTATCTCAGCCATCGTCTCGCTTACATGGATCGTTATGAGCTTGTTGTGCTCGCTTGCGAGCCTTCTAACCTCCTTTAGGAGGGCTATCGAGCAGGTGTAGGGGGCGTGGGGGCCAAAGACGAAGTGAACCCTGTCGGAGCCGAGCTTTTCTATGAACTCCATCGTGCGGAGAGCCTCTTTGAGTTCCTTCTCGGTCTTCTCGGGATCGCCGAGGTCTATCATTCCATAGGAAAGGTAGCCCCTAAGACCGGACTCCTCAACGACCTCTGCAACGGCGTCCATGAAGAAGTACATGTCGAGGAAGGCCGTTGTCCCGGTCTTTATCATCTCCAGCGCTCCGAGGTACGCGCCAACCTTGGTGTATTCTCTAGTGAGCTTCGCCTCCCTTGGCCATATGTGGTTCTGGAGCCAGTCCATGAGAGGCAGATCGTCGGCGAGGCCCCTGAGGAGCCCCATGGGTGAGTGGGTGTGCAGGTTTATGAAGCCCGGAGAAACCACCCTTCCGGTGGCATCTATAACGGTGTCGGCGGTCTCGTTTATCTTCTTCTCAACGCTCACTATTCTGTTGCCCTCAATTAGTACATCTGCCCGCACAATCTCAAGGTTCTCGCCGTAGATAACGTGGCCGTTCTTGATGAGAATGCTCATGGGGACCACCATTCCTTTTTTAGAGGAAGGAACGAAAAGGGGAGTTAAAAAGGTGTTGGATTAGAAAAACAGGAAAAACAATGATTTCAGCATTCCCGATGAGGCTATTCAACCTTCATTTCACAATACTTTAAGCCATCCAAAAAATTTATTATGAAACAAACCAAACTCATAATTAACTTCCGGTGAGAGTTATGGTAGACTATCAGTCATCTAAAGATCTGCACTATCTCATAACCAGGATCATAAATCCGATTCTAAACCCGATAATCGCTACATTGCACAGTGGCCCAGTTGTACACTACAAGGATGGAACACTAGACGTCACAGAGTACCCAATCCCCGAGTTAATGGCCGAGTTTTTGACAGACTGGAGAGACGGGCTGTGGTATAAGTACTCAGGAAAAAATCCGACTGATGTTTCAGGGGACATCCTGCACGAGTACATGGAGACGATAAACTACGTATACCGCCGCCCCCACAGCGTAGACGAGGAAACCGCTAAACAAGTCGGAAGGGATCTGATACTCCTGGGACAGAAGATCGAGGAGTACCTCACGGGAAAAGTTGAGGTGTTCTCGGATTTCGTGTTTGAGGCCGAAAAAAAAAGAGAGCAAAGCTCCTCCAAAAAGCCGTGAGAGAATCCGCCGATAGAAACCATCCTGGAAGAGGGGAAGCAGCGGATGTTCATGAGAGGAAAGAGAGTAACGACCCTTCAGGGAAAACGACAAAGACTTCGGCGTCTGCCCGAGATGTGCAGCTTACGAGGGCGATAGAAGCGAAAAGAAGCTTTACCAGTGCCCGTACTGTGGGGAGTGGTTCTGTGAAAAGCACGTTAAACCGGCCCTCGTGTTGACGTTCGACAGATATCAAGAACTCTGGAAGAAGCATCCGGAGCTGAGAGCGTTTCTGGAAGAGGAATGGCGCCGCAAAGATGGCCACCCATGCTATCCCTACACTCGAAAATTCTGGGAAGAGTACGAGAACAAAAGGAAGAGCCTGTATGGAGCCGGGAAAATCTCCACTGGAGCTGGAAGGAGGAGCACTCTTGGAAGGAAGCCTGTTAGCGTATCGTCCGGAGGCGAATCCTGGATAGAACCTATAGTTCCATCGGTTTCTGGAACATGGAAGTCCAAAGACCGCACTCGCTACGAGGACGTGATTATAAACGTCAAAAACCGGTTTAAAGATCG
Proteins encoded in this window:
- a CDS encoding [protein ADP-ribosylglutamate] hydrolase, which translates into the protein MVSFEIVRGDITRFPAEVIVNAANKYLEHGGGVAYAIAKAAAGDPVEYIRISKKALMEQIGKDFIEHGEVVVTPALRLEKPGIKHVIHTVGPYCGGIWDEDKKEKLRKAILGALRKAEELGVKTIAFPAVSAGIYGCPLEEVVKTFKEVVKEFGKEAKSVEKVYLVLYSERDYERVLKALAV
- a CDS encoding DUF835 domain-containing protein encodes the protein MIELIFGAAFLVSYVLLFYNYHLTGRKALVYYALAWFSLSIHFFVPGESVYAVGLAFFAFLIWLGNIRASDELLCPLRYSRELRYFSVIPIAGLIFLFPEHSIASFAVLSASVMFSGIYLILTGNGDLRLMGLLEILFAATSFLRGYYFSNSYVGLVEALLAFVLSYVSIKTFLDSSFIGEFEVMDVKTELKPGVVMLGSVSEDIFEGALVFSRQRREFPNWFWITKVSDGGISPTNLPKILDIAVKFMKRANEHGKRPVIVIDGLEYLILENGFSAVIKFLATMRDYALLHNATIVIVGDDSFLDERERKILRKLFD
- a CDS encoding amidohydrolase family protein produces the protein MSILIKNGHVIYGENLEIVRADVLIEGNRIVSVEKKINETADTVIDATGRVVSPGFINLHTHSPMGLLRGLADDLPLMDWLQNHIWPREAKLTREYTKVGAYLGALEMIKTGTTAFLDMYFFMDAVAEVVEESGLRGYLSYGMIDLGDPEKTEKELKEALRTMEFIEKLGSDRVHFVFGPHAPYTCSIALLKEVRRLASEHNKLITIHVSETMAEIGQITERYGKSPVVLLDDIGFLGNDVIIAHGVWLDSRDIQILARHGVTVAHNPGSNMKLASGVMPLEKLLNAGVNIGLGTDGSASNNNLDMLDEMKLAALLHKVHNLDPTVADARTVFRMATLNGAKALSLKAGVIKEGYLADIAIINFNRPHLRPINDVISHLVYSANGNDVETTIADGKILMLDREVLTLDEERILDEAEKTIGKLA